A genome region from Candidatus Zixiibacteriota bacterium includes the following:
- a CDS encoding serine hydroxymethyltransferase (catalyzes the reaction of glycine with 5,10-methylenetetrahydrofolate to form L-serine and tetrahydrofolate) gives DRTVMPGIQGGPLMHIIAAKAVALKEALTDEFKVYQKRIVENAAALAGELKRAGYHIVSGGTDTHLMLISFIESGLTGKKVEKALDAAGITVNKNTVPFDPQKPFVTSGIRIGTPAITTRGMGVNEMKVIAEFIDRVIKNMDNETVLAQVAKEVKALCDKFPLYPEKKT, from the coding sequence GACCGTACAGTCATGCCCGGTATTCAGGGCGGCCCGCTGATGCACATTATAGCTGCCAAGGCAGTGGCACTCAAAGAAGCCTTGACCGATGAGTTCAAAGTTTACCAGAAAAGAATCGTTGAGAATGCCGCGGCTCTGGCCGGGGAATTGAAAAGGGCCGGTTATCATATAGTCTCCGGCGGAACCGATACGCACCTGATGCTGATATCGTTTATTGAATCGGGATTAACCGGCAAGAAAGTGGAGAAGGCGCTCGATGCGGCCGGTATCACCGTGAACAAGAACACCGTGCCCTTTGACCCGCAGAAACCGTTCGTGACCTCCGGTATCAGAATCGGTACCCCGGCTATTACGACCCGTGGGATGGGTGTCAACGAAATGAAAGTGATCGCCGAATTCATAGACCGGGTCATCAAGAATATGGATAATGAGACGGTTCTGGCGCAAGTGGCCAAAGAGGTCAAGGCGCTCTGTGATAAATTTCCACTTTATCCTGAGAAAAAGACCTGA